A single region of the Peptococcaceae bacterium genome encodes:
- a CDS encoding galactosyldiacylglycerol synthase — translation MVRPSSPVKVLIFSVSIGSGHDSVAKALAERLLEEVPGSTAEIVDTFQYINSVLHKVVFGSYIETLKFTPRVWGYLYEQAENGERLVDLGQILSKVLSTKLEHLLRNFNPDVILTSHAFPTGILSVLKERGQVKVPLAAAVTDFHVHSFWIHQGVDRYFLGAPDLAYNLLKHGIKAEKIKATGIPIRSQFGREFNIEEAKKQLGLDSQPAVLVAGGGLGMGKIDSIARELLNNASFHVVVVAGKNRRLYEALAGLDQPRLKVFGFVENMAEVIAACDLVISKPGGVTTAEVLAMRKPLVIYSSLPGQEDRNTDYLLNRGAAVKVRKLDMLVPEIMSLWSNPLRRRHMLEMTGQLGAPHASRLVWEEMWSLL, via the coding sequence ATGGTAAGACCGTCCAGCCCGGTGAAGGTCTTGATCTTTTCTGTTTCCATCGGTTCCGGCCATGATTCTGTGGCTAAAGCGCTGGCAGAAAGGCTGCTCGAAGAAGTGCCGGGCTCAACTGCGGAAATTGTGGACACGTTTCAGTATATCAACAGCGTTTTGCACAAAGTCGTTTTCGGCAGCTATATAGAGACGCTGAAATTTACTCCCCGGGTCTGGGGCTACCTCTATGAGCAGGCCGAAAACGGGGAGCGGCTGGTTGACCTGGGCCAGATTCTCTCCAAGGTGCTTTCCACCAAGCTGGAGCACCTCTTGAGGAACTTTAACCCTGATGTCATCCTAACCAGCCACGCCTTCCCCACCGGAATACTGTCCGTCCTCAAGGAGAGGGGCCAGGTAAAAGTCCCCCTGGCGGCGGCGGTGACCGATTTCCACGTCCATAGCTTTTGGATTCACCAGGGCGTTGACCGCTATTTCCTCGGTGCGCCCGACCTGGCCTACAACCTTCTAAAGCACGGGATAAAGGCTGAAAAGATTAAGGCCACGGGGATACCCATCCGCAGCCAGTTTGGCCGGGAATTCAACATTGAAGAAGCCAAGAAACAGCTTGGGCTCGACTCGCAGCCGGCCGTTCTTGTGGCGGGCGGCGGACTGGGCATGGGGAAAATCGATTCTATAGCGCGGGAACTCTTGAATAACGCTTCTTTCCATGTGGTGGTGGTTGCCGGCAAAAACAGGCGGCTTTATGAGGCGCTGGCCGGGCTCGACCAGCCCCGGTTGAAGGTCTTTGGTTTTGTGGAAAACATGGCCGAAGTAATTGCCGCCTGCGATCTCGTCATTTCCAAGCCCGGCGGTGTGACCACCGCGGAAGTCCTGGCCATGCGCAAACCACTGGTGATCTATTCGTCTCTGCCGGGCCAGGAGGACCGCAACACGGATTACCTTCTCAACAGGGGAGCCGCTGTCAAGGTCCGCAAACTGGACATGCTCGTGCCCGAAATAATGAGCCTGTGGTCCAACCCGCTGCGGCGCAGGCATATGCTGGAAATGACCGGACAACTTGGAGCGCCGCATGCCAGCAGGCTGGTCTGGGAAGAAATGTGGTCTCTTCTGTAA
- a CDS encoding DUF503 domain-containing protein, whose protein sequence is MFVCVLSVRLHIFGARSLKEKRSIIKSLLEKTRNRFGLAIAEVGDQDLWQSSRLGIAMVAGSRMLLEREMEKVLSFLEQGGEVELVEANHEIWGF, encoded by the coding sequence ATGTTTGTCTGCGTGCTTAGCGTGAGGCTGCACATTTTTGGAGCCCGGTCCCTAAAGGAAAAACGGAGCATCATCAAAAGCTTGCTGGAAAAAACCAGGAACCGTTTCGGCCTGGCCATAGCCGAGGTCGGGGACCAGGACCTGTGGCAGAGTTCCCGGCTCGGCATCGCCATGGTTGCCGGCAGCAGGATGCTGTTGGAAAGGGAAATGGAAAAAGTCCTGTCTTTTTTGGAACAGGGCGGCGAAGTGGAACTGGTGGAAGCGAACCACGAAATATGGGGGTTTTGA
- a CDS encoding 6-phosphofructokinase has translation MGNVKRIGVLTGGGDAPGLNGVLRGIVKTARSRYGLEVIGFLDGFHGLITNRYRVLEMADVSGILHRGGTILGTSNRDNPFRFPVKENGRTVYRDVSDQAIAHLKGLEIDVLVVVGGDGSLNIAHELGRKGVRVIGVPKTIDNDLFATDVTFGFDTAVTTATEALDKLHTTAESHHRIMILEVMGRYGGWIALHAGLAGGADVILIPEIPFELSRIAEKIEERRAGGKLFSIIVVAEGAAEKEGQMVVARTVEESTDPVRLGGIGQLVADRLAKMTGLETRVTVLGHLQRGGSPTAFDRILSTRFGVRAAEMAAEGPWGHMVALKGKDLASVPLEEAVKQLKKVDPEGELVKAARAVGISFGE, from the coding sequence TTGGGGAATGTAAAAAGGATTGGCGTTTTGACTGGAGGCGGCGACGCTCCCGGTTTAAACGGGGTTCTGCGAGGCATAGTGAAAACGGCCCGTTCCCGTTACGGTCTTGAGGTGATCGGTTTTTTGGACGGTTTTCACGGGCTGATAACCAACCGGTACAGGGTACTGGAAATGGCTGACGTATCGGGCATATTGCACCGCGGGGGCACGATCCTGGGCACGAGCAACCGGGACAACCCCTTCCGTTTCCCGGTAAAGGAAAACGGCCGGACGGTTTACCGCGATGTTTCCGACCAGGCCATCGCGCACCTGAAAGGGCTGGAAATAGACGTCCTGGTCGTTGTCGGAGGCGACGGCAGCCTGAATATCGCCCACGAACTCGGCCGTAAAGGAGTAAGGGTGATAGGCGTTCCCAAAACAATCGACAATGACTTGTTCGCCACCGACGTGACTTTCGGCTTTGATACCGCCGTGACCACCGCCACGGAAGCCCTGGACAAACTGCATACCACGGCCGAGTCCCACCACCGCATCATGATCCTTGAGGTGATGGGCCGGTACGGCGGCTGGATTGCCCTGCACGCCGGGCTGGCGGGAGGGGCCGACGTGATCCTGATCCCGGAAATACCGTTTGAACTGTCCAGGATTGCCGAAAAAATCGAGGAGCGCAGGGCCGGCGGGAAACTGTTCAGCATCATCGTCGTCGCCGAGGGAGCGGCTGAAAAGGAAGGACAGATGGTTGTGGCCAGGACGGTTGAAGAGAGCACCGACCCTGTGAGGCTGGGCGGCATCGGGCAGCTGGTCGCCGACCGCCTGGCCAAGATGACCGGGCTGGAAACCAGGGTCACCGTGCTGGGCCATCTCCAGCGCGGCGGAAGTCCCACGGCTTTCGACCGCATCCTCTCCACCCGTTTCGGGGTCAGGGCTGCCGAAATGGCGGCGGAAGGGCCCTGGGGCCATATGGTGGCCCTTAAAGGCAAGGACCTGGCCAGCGTACCCCTGGAAGAAGCCGTAAAGCAGCTGAAAAAGGTCGACCCTGAGGGAGAACTGGTGAAGGCCGCCCGCGCGGTGGGCATTTCCTTCGGGGAATAA